The proteins below are encoded in one region of Bombus vancouverensis nearcticus chromosome 8, iyBomVanc1_principal, whole genome shotgun sequence:
- the LOC117155903 gene encoding proton-coupled amino acid transporter-like protein pathetic, giving the protein MDDRIYILALFPFVCLLSFIPNLKYLTPFSVVGALFMLIGISVTLYYLFEDLPDPARLEAFTQALPVPMYCNLFLYALHNVTLCLPLENSMKNPEHLPRLITCNMLLNTCLCTMFGFLGYNKYMKNTCDTVIKNLPLEETLAKSVKITISLSVLFSFGLVFYVPISILWPMIRSKFNKMVRYGEAIFRFCGVIATTILAVSIPEMVPLLSLLAALSMTTVMLLIPVVIETATKWEQATRFLLVKNIGITLIWILLLIFGTIESMLSIIKEYGGVKEKGC; this is encoded by the exons ATGGATGATCGGATCTACATATTAGCATTGTTTCCCTTCGTCTGTCTATTGAGTTTCATTCCGAACTTGAAGTATCTGACACCATTTTCCGTGGTCGGTGCTCTGTTTATGTTAATTGGTATTTCCGTTACCCTGTACTATCTCTTCGAAGATTTGCCCGATCCTGCAAGATTAGAAGCTTTTACGCAAGCTTTGCCAGTTCCGATGTATTGCAATCTGTTCCTGTACGCTCTTCATAATGTGACCTTGTGCCTACCACTGGAGAACTCGATGAAGAATCCGGAACATTTGCCACGATTGATAACATGCAACATGTTGCTTAATACCTGCTTGTGCACGATGTTTGGCTTCCTTGGTTATAACAAATATATGAAGAATACCTGCGACACggtaattaaaaatttaccGCTGGAGGAAAC ACTTGCGAAATCGGTTAAAATAACCATTTCTTTGTCCGTTCTGTTCTCATTTGGATTGGTCTTTTATGTACCAATTTCAATATTGTGGCCGATGATTCGGTCGAAATTTAACAAAATGGTTCGTTATGGAGAAGCGATATTCCGTTTTTGCGGCGTAATTGCAACGA CAATACTGGCAGTTTCGATTCCAGAAATGGTCCCACTACTTAGCCTTCTCGCAGCATTAAGCATGACCACAGTTATGTTATTGATTCCTGTAGTGATAGAAACTGCAACAAAATGGGAACAGGCTACTCGATTTCTTCTCGTAAAAAACATCGGTATTACTCTGATCTGGATTCTGTTATTG ATTTTTGGAACAATCGAGAGTATGTTGTCTATCATCAAAGAATATGGTGGTGTGAAAGAGAAAGGATGCTGA
- the jvl gene encoding javelin-like isoform X1: MSREFYVPCTPYAYQCGIGAALTEGAVGSVSGTGSGGNSSSGGGNSSSGGGMDCMPLRPGPFHYLINEQAKSLIALQELQNEVGALLEFRDLVIETFPNLRHKMAATASAGASVTSSSCTQNSHIPLPLSSPSSRRINEWEPGKVRRRVPREGAESSSSSLPRSRSNSHSGGTKNNCSATVQDSGFSTETSSKDSASTAIAPRPNSPRPTVLDEAEDELWNLLDVIHRKGIRLREEVECLQGRLESVASEDLASTDILDAVRKVTCLENEKTTTIPTEEDKQDKDKDSQVVTLRREKEQLLDKVAELEAETISSRARAQELQSELAALSALKTGLEDRLRAGLSEASADVLAPGAQRLQPIASAAPVVSPPKSNNVSNIKSKSSAFASVATSTKAHKSRFRTRTIEKNVLLDVTAHNEELRDIDVEASVNERRARLGALDSVLVSPTRVAHVKDVDSKKIAAILRENSPLELQRHLITTTVHNQVLQKRLDEVQKSTETLSERLDKAREENDDLRFQLEERNIELEGTRARVRVLERLQQRPPTEIDPEADGDQPRCEQNGLEPGSSTESARDHHQAVEVKPSPRRRPSRIPLPGATTKAAAPRPPSHGRNDSKESLKSLTRPPRDSSRDSHGGKSLSKARDSNRDSLGNKSLTKNSNNNNGTGGGNNNGTGNSKETNRESLNRSLPRNNSSRDSLNKSSSLSRARDSLESNNLGTSSSPGTTPPRRPPAPARRSYSLARASTSVDTENGKSCTEPPSSWCSTNGSFRHSDSSLYPDSLNQETSSVTGTTKVEFIIGSPIRRFRQSSVWPHRYFDSIDSAAMLPESLLSDEFSLRRGEGLAECDSLECCLISNDS, translated from the exons TGTGGCATTGGCGCTGCCTTAACAGAAGGCGCCGTCGGAAGCGTCAGTGGTACTGGCAGCGGTGGAAACAGCAGCAGTGGCGGTGGAAACAGCAGCAGTGGCGGTGGCATGGATTGCATGCCCCTACGACCAGGTCCTTTTCACTACCTGATAAACGAGCAGGCGAAGTCCTTGATCGCCCTGCAGGAGCTCCAGAATGAGGTCGGCGCCCTTCTCGAGTTCCGGGACCTCGTCATCGAGACGTTCCCAAACCTCCGGCACAAGATGGCCGCGACGGCATCCGCGGGAGCGTCTGTGACGTCATCGTCCTGTACCCAAAATTCCCACATCCCTTTACCGCTATCCAGTCCATCATCGAGACGAATCAACGAATGGGAGCCCGGGAAGGTTAGGAGACGAGTCCCGCGCGAAGGTGCTGAATCTTCATCGTCTTCGTTGCCGAGGAGTCGCAGTAACTCGCACAGTGGCGGCACGAAGAACAACTGTAGCGCCACGGTCCAGGATTCTGGCTTTAGCACGGAAACATCTTCCAAGGACAGTGCTTCAACAGCGATAGCGCCAAGGCCGAATAGTCCTAGACCTACTGTTCTCGACGAGGCGGAAGACGAGCTGTGGAATCTTCTGGACGTGATCCATCGTAAGGGAATCAGACTCAGAGAAGAGGTAGAATGTTTGCAAGGTCGATTAGAGAGCGTAGCATCTGAAGATCTAGCGTCTACCGATATCTTGGATGCTGTGAGAAAGGTTACGTGTCTGGAGAATGAAAAGACAACGACGATACCGACCGAAGAGGATAAACAGGACAAAGACAAAGATTCTCAAGTAGTGACGCTGAGGAGGGAGAAGGAGCAACTTCTGGATAAGGTGGCAGAGCTCGAGGCGGAGACGATATCCAGTCGAGCTAGAGCGCAGGAACTTCAATCCGAGTTAGCCGCGTTGTCTGCTTTGAAAACTGGTCTCGAGGATCGACTCCGGGCTGGACTGAGCGAAGCATCCGCGGATGTCCTTGCGCCAGGTGCTCAGAGGTTGCAACCCATAGCATCCGCGGCGCCTGTCGTCTCGCCGCCGAAAAGCAATAACGTTAGCAATATTAAAAGCAAGTCTTCGGCGTTTGCGTCGGTTGCGACGTCCACAAAGGCTCATAAAAGTCGCTTCCGGACAAGGACCATAGAGAAGAACGTTTTGTTGGACGTCACAGCCCATAATGAGGAGCTACGCGATATCGATGTGGAGGCGAGTGTAAATGAAAGGAGAGCACGTCTGGGTGCGTTGGATTCCGTCCTTGTGTCACCTACCAGAGTTGCGCACGTTAAGGATGTCGACTCGAAGAAGATAGCTGCCATTCTACGAGAAAACTCACCTCTTGAGCTGCAGCGGCATTTAATCACTACTACCGTCCATAATCAG GTCCTACAAAAAAGGTTAGATGAAGTACAAAAAAGTACAGAAACTCTTTCCGAACGATTAGACAAGGCACGGGAGGAAAACGACGACTTACGTTTCCag CTGGAGGAGAGAAACATCGAATTGGAAGGTACACGAGCGCGCGTTCGCGTACTAGAAAGACTTCAGCAGCGACCACCAACGGAAATAGATCCGGAGGCGGACGGTGATCAACCAAGGTGTGAGCAGAATGGTCTCGAGCCAGGAAGTAGCACAGAGTCGGCTCGCGATCATCATCAAGCCGTCGAGGTGAAACCGTCGCCCCGGCGACGTCCTAGCCGTATACCTTTACCCGGTGCTACGACGAAGGCAGCAGCACCCAGACCACCTAGCCACGGAAGGAACGATAGCAAGGAATCGTTGAAATCGTTAACAAGGCCGCCGCGTGATTCTAGTCGCGACAGTCATGGTGGCAAGTCTTTGTCGAAGGCTCGTGACTCAAATCGAGATTCCCTCGGGAACAAAAGCCTGACCAAGAATAGTAACAACAACAACGGCACCGGCGGTGGAAATAATAACGGAACTGGAAACAGCAAGGAGACAAACAGGGAGTCCCTGAACAGGTCCCTGCCGCGTAACAATTCCAGCCGAGACTCCTTAAACAAATCCTCCTCGCTGTCCCGCGCCCGAGACTCGCTGGAGTCTAACAACCTCGGCACGTCCTCATCCCCTGGGACGACTCCTCCTCGAAGACCGCCCGCCCCTGCACGCCGTTCCTACAGCCTGGCACGCGCGTCAACATCTGTTGATACCGAGAACGGCAAG AGTTGCACCGAACCACCGAGTTCTTGGTGCTCAACGAACGGCAGCTTCCGGCACAGCGATTCCTCTTTGTATCCGGATTCCTTGAATCAAGAGACTTCGTCGGTGACCGGTACGACCAAAGTGGAATTTATCATTGGTTCGCCAATCAGACGTTTTCGGCAGAGTTCTGTCTGGCCCCATCGTTATTTCGATAGCATAGATTCAGCAGCTATGTTGCCAGAAAGCCTGTTATCGGACGAGTTTTCTCTTCGTCGTGGCGAAGGACTTGCTGAATGCGATTCCCTCGAGTGTTGTCTTATTTCAAATGACAGCTAA
- the jvl gene encoding javelin-like isoform X2, translating to MSREFYVPCTPYAYQCGIGAALTEGAVGSVSGTGSGGNSSSGGGNSSSGGGMDCMPLRPGPFHYLINEQAKSLIALQELQNEVGALLEFRDLVIETFPNLRHKMAATASAGASVTSSSCTQNSHIPLPLSSPSSRRINEWEPGKVRRRVPREGAESSSSSLPRSRSNSHSGGTKNNCSATVQDSGFSTETSSKDSASTAIAPRPNSPRPTVLDEAEDELWNLLDVIHRKGIRLREEVECLQGRLESVASEDLASTDILDAVRKVTCLENEKTTTIPTEEDKQDKDKDSQVVTLRREKEQLLDKVAELEAETISSRARAQELQSELAALSALKTGLEDRLRAGLSEASADVLAPGAQRLQPIASAAPVVSPPKSNNVSNIKSKSSAFASVATSTKAHKSRFRTRTIEKNVLLDVTAHNEELRDIDVEASVNERRARLGALDSVLVSPTRVAHVKDVDSKKIAAILRENSPLELQRHLITTTVHNQVLQKRLDEVQKSTETLSERLDKAREENDDLRFQLEERNIELEGTRARVRVLERLQQRPPTEIDPEADGDQPRCEQNGLEPGSSTESARDHHQAVEVKPSPRRRPSRIPLPGATTKAAAPRPPSHGRNDSKESLKSLTRPPRDSSRDSHGGKSLSKARDSNRDSLGNKSLTKNSNNNNGTGGGNNNGTGNSKETNRESLNRSLPRNNSSRDSLNKSSSLSRARDSLESNNLGTSSSPGTTPPRRPPAPARRSYSLARASTSVDTENGK from the exons TGTGGCATTGGCGCTGCCTTAACAGAAGGCGCCGTCGGAAGCGTCAGTGGTACTGGCAGCGGTGGAAACAGCAGCAGTGGCGGTGGAAACAGCAGCAGTGGCGGTGGCATGGATTGCATGCCCCTACGACCAGGTCCTTTTCACTACCTGATAAACGAGCAGGCGAAGTCCTTGATCGCCCTGCAGGAGCTCCAGAATGAGGTCGGCGCCCTTCTCGAGTTCCGGGACCTCGTCATCGAGACGTTCCCAAACCTCCGGCACAAGATGGCCGCGACGGCATCCGCGGGAGCGTCTGTGACGTCATCGTCCTGTACCCAAAATTCCCACATCCCTTTACCGCTATCCAGTCCATCATCGAGACGAATCAACGAATGGGAGCCCGGGAAGGTTAGGAGACGAGTCCCGCGCGAAGGTGCTGAATCTTCATCGTCTTCGTTGCCGAGGAGTCGCAGTAACTCGCACAGTGGCGGCACGAAGAACAACTGTAGCGCCACGGTCCAGGATTCTGGCTTTAGCACGGAAACATCTTCCAAGGACAGTGCTTCAACAGCGATAGCGCCAAGGCCGAATAGTCCTAGACCTACTGTTCTCGACGAGGCGGAAGACGAGCTGTGGAATCTTCTGGACGTGATCCATCGTAAGGGAATCAGACTCAGAGAAGAGGTAGAATGTTTGCAAGGTCGATTAGAGAGCGTAGCATCTGAAGATCTAGCGTCTACCGATATCTTGGATGCTGTGAGAAAGGTTACGTGTCTGGAGAATGAAAAGACAACGACGATACCGACCGAAGAGGATAAACAGGACAAAGACAAAGATTCTCAAGTAGTGACGCTGAGGAGGGAGAAGGAGCAACTTCTGGATAAGGTGGCAGAGCTCGAGGCGGAGACGATATCCAGTCGAGCTAGAGCGCAGGAACTTCAATCCGAGTTAGCCGCGTTGTCTGCTTTGAAAACTGGTCTCGAGGATCGACTCCGGGCTGGACTGAGCGAAGCATCCGCGGATGTCCTTGCGCCAGGTGCTCAGAGGTTGCAACCCATAGCATCCGCGGCGCCTGTCGTCTCGCCGCCGAAAAGCAATAACGTTAGCAATATTAAAAGCAAGTCTTCGGCGTTTGCGTCGGTTGCGACGTCCACAAAGGCTCATAAAAGTCGCTTCCGGACAAGGACCATAGAGAAGAACGTTTTGTTGGACGTCACAGCCCATAATGAGGAGCTACGCGATATCGATGTGGAGGCGAGTGTAAATGAAAGGAGAGCACGTCTGGGTGCGTTGGATTCCGTCCTTGTGTCACCTACCAGAGTTGCGCACGTTAAGGATGTCGACTCGAAGAAGATAGCTGCCATTCTACGAGAAAACTCACCTCTTGAGCTGCAGCGGCATTTAATCACTACTACCGTCCATAATCAG GTCCTACAAAAAAGGTTAGATGAAGTACAAAAAAGTACAGAAACTCTTTCCGAACGATTAGACAAGGCACGGGAGGAAAACGACGACTTACGTTTCCag CTGGAGGAGAGAAACATCGAATTGGAAGGTACACGAGCGCGCGTTCGCGTACTAGAAAGACTTCAGCAGCGACCACCAACGGAAATAGATCCGGAGGCGGACGGTGATCAACCAAGGTGTGAGCAGAATGGTCTCGAGCCAGGAAGTAGCACAGAGTCGGCTCGCGATCATCATCAAGCCGTCGAGGTGAAACCGTCGCCCCGGCGACGTCCTAGCCGTATACCTTTACCCGGTGCTACGACGAAGGCAGCAGCACCCAGACCACCTAGCCACGGAAGGAACGATAGCAAGGAATCGTTGAAATCGTTAACAAGGCCGCCGCGTGATTCTAGTCGCGACAGTCATGGTGGCAAGTCTTTGTCGAAGGCTCGTGACTCAAATCGAGATTCCCTCGGGAACAAAAGCCTGACCAAGAATAGTAACAACAACAACGGCACCGGCGGTGGAAATAATAACGGAACTGGAAACAGCAAGGAGACAAACAGGGAGTCCCTGAACAGGTCCCTGCCGCGTAACAATTCCAGCCGAGACTCCTTAAACAAATCCTCCTCGCTGTCCCGCGCCCGAGACTCGCTGGAGTCTAACAACCTCGGCACGTCCTCATCCCCTGGGACGACTCCTCCTCGAAGACCGCCCGCCCCTGCACGCCGTTCCTACAGCCTGGCACGCGCGTCAACATCTGTTGATACCGAGAACGGCAAG TGA